The Geobacter sp. genomic interval ATCCACGAAAAGGTCCATGAAGATGCCAACATCATCGTCGGTCTGGTGATCGACGAGGACCTGGGAGATACCATCAAGATAACTGCCATTGCCACCGGCTTCGGTGACCGTTTCGACATCGAGAAGAGCCGGCAGGAAATGCGGAAGGTGTCGCCCATCGCTGCCAGGGGCGAAAGCCGAGAAGTGCCGACCTTCATGCGGGAGCGGCGCGATGTTGCCACCCCCCGGCAGAGCAGTTTTCTCGTAGACGAGTATGACGAGCAGTACGATATCCCGACGTTCCTGCGCAAGTCGGTAGACTGACGCAACACCCATAGATACGCCGTGCGAAGGGTGCCGAGCACCCTGTTAGCCCCCTATTCCCATCTGCCAGATGTTCTGGTCCATGTGCCGGGAGTCCCCACCACCTTCCGGCAGTCAGATGCCCGGTCCCTCTTTCCCCGAGAGGTGACCGGGTTTTTTTCTGTTGGGACTCCATTCCCCGCCATGGTACGATGCGGCATGTCCTGGAAAATAGCTGAAAAATACCGCCGGATCCTGGCCGGGGAAGAGGGCTCGGTGGTCAAGGGGTGGGGGGGGAAGCTGACCGTCTGCCTGGTTTATCCCAACCACTACCGGACCGGGATGAGCAACCTGGGATTCCAGGCTGTCTATGCCCTGCTCAACGATTGCCAGGATGTGGTCTGCGAACGCGCCTTTCTCCCCGAACCCACCGATCTCGCCGAATATGCGGCAAGCAATACCAGACTGCTTTCCCTAGAGACCCAACGGCCGCTGGCCGATTTCGACCTGATCGCCTTTTCCGTCTCCTTTGAAACCGATTACCTGCACATCCCCCAACTGCTGGCATTGGCAAACATCCCCCCCCTGGCATCGGAACGTTCGAGCGCCTTTCCGTTGGTCATTGCCGGCGGAGCGGCGCTGTTTCTCAACCCGGAGCCGGTTGCCGAGTTCATTGATCTGATCTGTCTCGGCGAGGGGGAGGTCCTGATACCCAAACTCCTCGACCTGCTCAGAACCAGCAGTGATGGCGAGCGCTCTGCCTTTCTCCGCACTGCGGCCACCTGTCCGGGGATGTATGTCCCCTCGTTCTACACGGTCAGTTATGACGGAGATGCGGTGACCGCGATCCGGCCTGCGGAGGGGCTGTCACCCTGTGTCCAGCGGCAGTGGGCCGCTGAACTCGATACGGCGCAGACCGGTTCGCAGCTATTTACTCCTGAGACCGAATTCGGCGACATGTACCTGGTAGAGCTTTCCCGGGGGTGCCCGCGCGGCTGCCGGTTCTGCGCGGCAGGCTTCATCTACGAGCCGTACCGGCAGCGTTCGCTGGAATCGGTGCGGGAACAGGTCAGAAAAGCCCTTGAGCGGCATCAGCGCATCGGCCTGGTGGGGGCGGCAGTGGGAGATTTCCGCAAGATCGGCCAGCTTTGCCGCTTCATCCGGGACGAAGGGGGCAAGGTATCGGTCGCATCCCTCCGGATCGATGCCCTGGATGACGAGATGATCCGGGTCCTGGTCGAAAGCGGGCACAAAACTGTGAGCCTCGCACCGGAAGGGGCTTCACAGAGGTTGCGGACGATGATCCGCAAAGGGATAACCCGGGAACAGATCCTCGATGCAGCAGAGCGGCTGATCAGCCACGATATCCTCAACCTGAAGCTCTACTTT includes:
- a CDS encoding radical SAM protein translates to MSWKIAEKYRRILAGEEGSVVKGWGGKLTVCLVYPNHYRTGMSNLGFQAVYALLNDCQDVVCERAFLPEPTDLAEYAASNTRLLSLETQRPLADFDLIAFSVSFETDYLHIPQLLALANIPPLASERSSAFPLVIAGGAALFLNPEPVAEFIDLICLGEGEVLIPKLLDLLRTSSDGERSAFLRTAATCPGMYVPSFYTVSYDGDAVTAIRPAEGLSPCVQRQWAAELDTAQTGSQLFTPETEFGDMYLVELSRGCPRGCRFCAAGFIYEPYRQRSLESVREQVRKALERHQRIGLVGAAVGDFRKIGQLCRFIRDEGGKVSVASLRIDALDDEMIRVLVESGHKTVSLAPEGASQRLRTMIRKGITREQILDAAERLISHDILNLKLYFIVGFPGETMADLEEMVQLVEDIRSQMAATARGNRRLGQLTLSVNPFVPKPFTPFQWCGMERAAILEKKAAFLRKTCGRLPNVRVQFEGIKEAVFQALLSRGDRRLASLLLKAGETGSWRRAARDLGVDLERQVCRTIPLDEVLPWDIICCDKRERLLHEYRLALDGTPPEGVES